One stretch of Leptospira mtsangambouensis DNA includes these proteins:
- a CDS encoding M23 family metallopeptidase, protein MKKKIKEITSVFSQDNPKIKKQIDKVKEKGHQRMTILVIPHGYDSSFHFQISHFTILFFLALTVGLLSLAIFGIVGSSTTQSQIKQLSKIYGTYFDTYITHANQLEEMKEEYSRLNESMLELFTLIDGQDDELLKIPAEDFIETAAVESLQKEEKEDKQLDVGRKYLSEIYELRQLKHRMDNYQRLVEANYQFLYQRSDILSRSPLFNPMYSYNLTSPFGMRKSPTTGYWEYHDGLDMANATGTPIYASAPGRVVRVTYSNVGYGHHVIIQHDFGFSTLYGHCSRIYVRTGQEVKAGEQIAEVGATGNVTGPHLHYEIFISEEGKTDPEQYMQAGVY, encoded by the coding sequence ATGAAGAAAAAAATTAAAGAAATTACGTCTGTTTTTTCACAGGACAATCCGAAAATCAAGAAACAGATTGATAAGGTGAAAGAAAAAGGTCACCAACGGATGACCATTCTTGTCATTCCTCATGGATATGATAGTTCTTTCCACTTCCAAATTTCGCATTTTACCATTCTATTTTTTTTGGCCTTAACGGTAGGTCTACTCAGTCTTGCTATCTTTGGGATTGTTGGTTCGAGTACGACCCAAAGCCAAATCAAACAACTCTCCAAAATTTACGGAACTTATTTTGATACATACATCACTCATGCCAATCAATTGGAAGAAATGAAAGAAGAGTATTCGAGACTAAATGAAAGTATGTTGGAGCTCTTTACTCTCATAGATGGACAAGATGATGAACTTTTAAAAATTCCCGCTGAAGATTTCATCGAAACCGCAGCTGTCGAATCTCTCCAAAAAGAGGAAAAAGAAGACAAACAACTGGATGTGGGTCGTAAGTACTTAAGCGAAATTTATGAACTCCGCCAATTAAAACACCGAATGGACAATTACCAACGTTTGGTGGAAGCAAACTACCAATTTTTATACCAACGTTCTGACATTTTATCCAGGTCTCCTCTCTTTAATCCCATGTATTCTTACAACTTAACATCTCCTTTTGGAATGAGAAAGTCACCTACAACTGGTTATTGGGAATATCATGATGGTTTGGACATGGCAAATGCAACAGGCACTCCTATTTATGCTTCAGCACCAGGACGAGTTGTAAGAGTTACATATTCCAACGTAGGATATGGACACCATGTCATCATCCAACATGACTTCGGCTTTAGCACGTTATATGGACACTGCTCAAGAATTTATGTCAGAACAGGACAAGAAGTCAAAGCTGGCGAACAAATTGCCGAAGTGGGTGCAACAGGGAATGTGACCGGACCCCATTTACATTACGAAATATTTATTTCCGAAGAAGGAAAAACAGATCCAGAGCAATACATGCAAGCCGGAGTTTACTGA
- a CDS encoding arylamine N-acetyltransferase family protein, translated as MIKKFLDAYFDRIGYRGSRVPSLDLLNNITLAHVRNIPFENLDILLGKNIDISLDAVFEKLIIQKRGGYCFEQNGLLLSVLSKLGFEVTPISARVRLDKPRDFIPPRTHVFLRVELSGNTWFTDVGVGGVSLTSAIQLIKDTEQKTKHETRRIVYENNKYFHQILFPNGWVDVCEFTLEEMPEIDRVLANWYTSNHPKSHFKDRLIVAQAGEDGKRHTLVNRELSERDKYGLANKSIIKSPKELIKILKEKFNLTFPLDTEFQTTGLQWENVCSD; from the coding sequence ATGATAAAAAAATTTCTAGATGCGTATTTTGATCGCATTGGATATAGGGGTTCACGTGTTCCCTCACTGGATTTGCTTAACAATATTACTTTGGCACACGTTCGTAATATCCCTTTCGAAAACTTGGATATTTTGTTAGGAAAAAATATTGATATTAGTTTGGATGCAGTTTTTGAGAAATTAATAATTCAGAAACGCGGCGGTTATTGTTTTGAACAAAATGGACTTCTTTTGAGTGTTCTGAGCAAATTAGGATTTGAAGTAACTCCTATTAGTGCTAGAGTTCGTTTAGATAAACCTAGGGATTTTATTCCTCCTCGAACTCATGTTTTTCTAAGAGTCGAGCTATCCGGAAATACATGGTTCACTGATGTTGGAGTTGGTGGAGTATCATTAACATCAGCAATACAATTAATTAAAGATACTGAACAGAAAACCAAACACGAAACAAGAAGAATTGTATATGAAAATAATAAATATTTCCATCAAATTCTATTTCCAAATGGCTGGGTCGATGTATGTGAATTTACATTAGAGGAAATGCCTGAAATTGATCGTGTACTAGCAAATTGGTACACCAGTAATCACCCAAAATCACATTTTAAAGATCGTTTGATAGTGGCACAAGCTGGAGAGGACGGAAAAAGACACACACTCGTCAATAGAGAATTATCTGAAAGGGATAAGTATGGTTTAGCCAATAAATCGATTATCAAATCACCTAAAGAATTAATAAAAATTCTTAAAGAAAAATTTAATCTTACATTTCCTTTAGATACAGAATTTCAGACGACTGGTTTGCAATGGGAAAATGTTTGTAGTGATTAA
- a CDS encoding GNAT family N-acetyltransferase, whose translation MDNIEIKKLSSNELNHFIELIRVFEDVFEMKNFQMPNEDYLQSLLARDDFFVFVSIFQSQVIGGLTAYTLRQYYSEKPLVYIFDLAVLTKYQRQGIGKSLIQGINSYCKKMGAEEVFVQADLVDDYALDFYRATGGLPEEVVHFTYPLS comes from the coding sequence ATGGATAATATAGAAATTAAAAAACTGTCCTCTAATGAATTAAATCATTTTATTGAACTCATTCGAGTCTTTGAAGATGTCTTTGAAATGAAAAACTTTCAAATGCCGAACGAAGATTATTTGCAATCCTTGTTGGCACGTGATGATTTTTTTGTTTTTGTTTCAATCTTTCAGAGTCAAGTGATTGGTGGTTTGACTGCTTATACACTTCGCCAATATTATTCTGAAAAACCTTTAGTTTATATTTTTGACTTAGCTGTCCTTACCAAATACCAACGCCAAGGAATTGGCAAATCACTTATCCAAGGAATCAACTCCTACTGTAAAAAAATGGGAGCCGAAGAAGTATTTGTCCAAGCAGATTTGGTGGATGATTATGCTCTAGATTTTTATAGAGCAACGGGCGGATTACCAGAGGAAGTGGTGCATTTTACCTATCCGTTGAGTTAA
- the ligA gene encoding NAD-dependent DNA ligase LigA translates to MPKKENPAKQIAELRKEIQKHNDLYYKKNTPKISDKEFDLLVKELQSLEKANPNLVVESSPTLQVGSDLSPQFSKFKHKVPVLSLENTYNETELSEWLVKTGIDEFYSLEWKIDGASILLYYENGKLAHCVTRGSGGIGDIVTENVKTIESIPQTLSEPLNLSVRGEIFMTFADFEEFNEEYGGKFANPRNLAAGSIKQKDPLEVAKRPLRIFVYDVYFSSSRKGTNKHKDIVALLKKEKFPLAPDSSIIQGKNLLKEIESFRKKKDKMQFPVDGLVIKLDDLNLRESLGETSQSPRWARAFKFDALLKETTIEEIDFAIGRTGKITPRAKVTPISLAGTTVTYATLHNQDYIDQLGAGIGAKVLISKRGEIIPAVEKVTVPPKSVFVLPKECPACKTKLTKVDDSVDFFCTNRNCPERKLNQLIFFCSKKQMNIEGLGERQIQIFFEKGWVKDIPDLYTLNKYKDTILELDGFGEKSVKIIFDAIEKSKEKDFRFTLPSIGLNEVGPKVTEILIEHGFDSWEKLVTLSKSKNAEEELTSIHGIGPRTVVALLAHLKDKETLKLVNTLIKLGLKFQADETEKSDIQPFVGQSWCVTGSFENFQPRDIAMDLITKHGGKKVSGVSSKTTHLLYGPGAGSKLEKATELGVTLVSEPEFLKLLKKEGIPLP, encoded by the coding sequence TTGCCTAAGAAAGAAAATCCTGCCAAACAAATTGCAGAACTTCGCAAAGAGATCCAAAAACATAACGATCTCTACTATAAAAAGAACACACCTAAAATTTCAGACAAAGAGTTTGATCTTTTAGTCAAAGAACTACAATCATTAGAAAAAGCTAACCCGAATTTGGTGGTAGAATCTTCCCCTACTTTACAAGTTGGATCAGACCTTTCTCCGCAATTTAGCAAATTCAAACACAAAGTTCCCGTTTTATCTTTAGAAAACACATACAATGAGACAGAACTCTCTGAATGGTTAGTAAAAACTGGAATCGATGAGTTTTATTCCCTCGAATGGAAAATTGATGGCGCCTCCATCTTGTTATACTATGAAAACGGAAAACTCGCACATTGTGTGACAAGGGGATCTGGCGGGATCGGAGACATTGTCACTGAAAACGTCAAAACCATAGAATCCATTCCACAAACACTTTCTGAACCCTTGAACCTATCGGTACGAGGAGAAATCTTTATGACCTTCGCTGATTTCGAAGAATTCAACGAAGAATATGGTGGTAAGTTTGCCAATCCAAGGAACTTGGCTGCGGGTTCTATCAAACAAAAAGATCCACTTGAAGTCGCCAAACGCCCATTAAGAATTTTTGTTTACGATGTATATTTTTCTTCTTCAAGAAAAGGAACTAACAAACATAAAGATATTGTTGCCTTACTAAAAAAGGAAAAGTTCCCTCTAGCTCCCGACTCCTCCATCATCCAAGGAAAAAACCTTCTCAAAGAAATTGAATCCTTTCGCAAGAAAAAAGACAAAATGCAATTCCCTGTGGATGGACTTGTGATCAAACTGGATGACCTAAACCTTCGCGAAAGTTTAGGAGAAACAAGCCAATCACCTCGTTGGGCTCGGGCTTTTAAATTTGATGCCTTACTCAAAGAAACCACAATTGAAGAGATTGACTTTGCGATTGGACGAACTGGTAAAATCACACCGAGGGCAAAGGTGACACCTATTTCTCTTGCCGGAACCACAGTCACTTACGCCACCTTACACAACCAAGACTATATTGACCAACTCGGTGCAGGGATTGGAGCAAAAGTATTAATTTCCAAACGCGGAGAAATCATACCCGCTGTTGAGAAAGTAACAGTTCCTCCAAAATCTGTTTTTGTATTACCCAAAGAATGTCCTGCTTGTAAAACCAAACTAACAAAAGTAGACGACTCCGTTGATTTTTTCTGCACCAACCGCAATTGTCCAGAACGTAAACTAAACCAACTCATATTCTTTTGTTCCAAAAAACAAATGAACATCGAAGGACTCGGCGAAAGACAAATTCAAATTTTCTTTGAAAAAGGTTGGGTCAAAGACATTCCAGATTTATACACATTAAACAAATACAAAGACACCATATTAGAGTTAGATGGTTTCGGAGAAAAATCAGTCAAAATCATTTTTGATGCGATCGAAAAATCGAAAGAAAAAGATTTTCGTTTCACTTTACCTTCGATTGGACTGAATGAAGTAGGACCCAAAGTCACAGAAATTCTCATTGAACATGGATTTGACTCTTGGGAAAAACTTGTTACTCTTTCCAAATCCAAAAATGCCGAAGAAGAATTAACCTCCATTCACGGCATCGGACCAAGAACAGTTGTTGCCTTACTTGCCCATCTAAAAGACAAAGAAACACTAAAACTCGTTAACACTCTTATCAAACTCGGCCTTAAATTCCAAGCAGACGAAACAGAAAAAAGCGACATACAACCGTTTGTTGGTCAAAGTTGGTGTGTTACAGGAAGTTTCGAAAACTTCCAACCTAGAGATATCGCAATGGACCTCATCACCAAACATGGTGGTAAAAAAGTTTCTGGCGTCTCTTCCAAAACCACTCATCTACTTTATGGCCCCGGTGCTGGTTCGAAACTCGAAAAAGCAACTGAACTCGGTGTGACTTTGGTATCAGAACCGGAGTTTTTAAAGTTATTGAAAAAAGAAGGGATTCCACTTCCATAA
- a CDS encoding SanA/YdcF family protein, whose protein sequence is MILVFGFLSFVALATNLRFWYVYQTSVHSDLPMEIPEAEVAIVPGAAVYGKTPSPILMDRLACGLDLYNTGRVKKILLSGDNGKSDYNELRPMLEFMLNHKVKPEDIFVDHAGFRTLDTLIRAKEVFLVKKAIFVSQSFFLPRAIYLGKELELELYGFECNLRTYKKETYYSFREFSARVLAWWDIQWDTPPKYLGKPYPIEGSGVSTWKGSIPISSPK, encoded by the coding sequence ATGATTCTTGTTTTTGGATTCTTGAGTTTTGTCGCATTGGCAACCAATCTCAGGTTTTGGTACGTATACCAAACTTCGGTTCATTCTGATTTGCCAATGGAAATCCCTGAAGCAGAAGTGGCGATAGTTCCCGGTGCCGCTGTTTATGGAAAAACTCCCTCTCCGATTCTGATGGATCGTTTGGCTTGCGGTTTGGATTTGTATAACACTGGCCGCGTGAAAAAAATCTTACTTTCTGGAGACAACGGTAAATCGGATTATAACGAACTTCGGCCTATGTTAGAATTTATGTTGAACCACAAAGTAAAACCAGAGGATATTTTTGTGGATCATGCTGGTTTTCGAACACTTGATACTCTCATTCGTGCGAAAGAAGTTTTTCTTGTGAAAAAAGCCATCTTCGTCAGCCAATCTTTCTTTTTGCCAAGAGCCATTTATTTAGGAAAAGAGTTAGAACTTGAGTTATACGGTTTTGAATGCAATTTAAGAACTTATAAAAAAGAAACCTATTATTCGTTTAGAGAGTTTTCTGCAAGGGTTCTTGCATGGTGGGACATCCAATGGGACACTCCACCAAAATATTTAGGTAAACCCTATCCTATAGAAGGAAGTGGTGTTTCTACCTGGAAAGGTTCGATTCCAATTTCTTCACCTAAATGA
- a CDS encoding YceI family protein, giving the protein MKIFNSILVLIALSAISQLVAQENCIYEYDPAQTSLEWTAFKFTEKTGVKGKFDSIKVVGKQKDKSKFGAVKSIQFQIDSSSVNSGVPDRDGKIKKFFFGSVKGNKKISGTFSDISEGETGSAKLNLRFGNAKTTVPVSFVWKGEVVEVIGTVDVVGLGLQSGLSKLNAECNDLHKGSDGVSKLWPTVDVKVVSTVKKICK; this is encoded by the coding sequence ATGAAAATTTTTAATTCCATTTTGGTACTAATCGCACTCAGCGCCATCTCTCAGTTGGTTGCACAAGAGAATTGTATATATGAATACGACCCGGCCCAAACCTCTTTAGAGTGGACAGCGTTCAAGTTTACTGAGAAAACAGGTGTTAAAGGAAAGTTTGATTCTATCAAAGTCGTTGGGAAACAAAAAGATAAATCAAAGTTTGGTGCTGTAAAATCTATCCAGTTTCAGATTGATTCTTCTTCAGTTAATTCAGGTGTGCCTGACCGTGATGGAAAAATCAAAAAATTCTTTTTTGGATCTGTGAAAGGAAATAAAAAAATTTCGGGTACGTTCTCTGATATTTCAGAAGGTGAAACTGGTTCCGCGAAACTGAATCTGAGATTCGGAAATGCTAAAACAACAGTACCAGTTTCTTTTGTATGGAAAGGGGAAGTGGTTGAGGTAATCGGAACAGTAGATGTTGTTGGTCTTGGTCTTCAATCTGGGCTTAGTAAATTAAATGCCGAGTGTAATGACTTACATAAAGGATCCGATGGTGTGAGTAAACTTTGGCCAACTGTAGATGTTAAAGTTGTCTCAACCGTAAAGAAAATTTGTAAATAA
- a CDS encoding DUF1801 domain-containing protein, with the protein MSQEIEIYNQSQSPTDKEICNLLYGEINLHLPKALKKIWHAHPVWFLDGNPIVGYSKLKTCIRLLFWSGQSFEVDGLTPEGSFMAAEVRYTDVSQIKKKDLKLWLSQAKKIQWDYKNIVKRKGVLERLK; encoded by the coding sequence ATGAGTCAAGAAATCGAAATATATAATCAATCACAGTCCCCGACAGATAAAGAGATTTGTAATCTTCTTTATGGAGAAATTAATCTACATCTCCCAAAAGCTCTGAAAAAAATATGGCATGCTCATCCCGTTTGGTTTTTAGATGGGAATCCTATTGTTGGTTATAGCAAATTAAAAACTTGTATTCGCCTTCTTTTCTGGAGTGGCCAAAGTTTTGAAGTGGATGGACTCACGCCGGAAGGAAGTTTTATGGCCGCCGAAGTCCGTTATACAGATGTTAGTCAAATCAAGAAAAAAGACCTGAAACTTTGGCTCAGCCAGGCAAAAAAGATCCAATGGGACTATAAAAATATTGTAAAACGAAAAGGTGTGTTGGAGCGTTTGAAGTAA